The Saccharomyces mikatae IFO 1815 strain IFO1815 genome assembly, chromosome: 13 genome has a segment encoding these proteins:
- the RKR1 gene encoding ubiquitin-protein ligase RKR1 (similar to Saccharomyces cerevisiae RKR1 (YMR247C); ancestral locus Anc_8.799) translates to MSFGGINTFQQYNTDLGLGHNGVRISLNYFDGSPDPSLLNSLYSNELKLIFKSLLKRDETTKEKALTDLSNLMKDFDQNGCFFDDIFLLCWSQIYPKLIISDYKFIRLQSHQITITLVKTLKKKISKFLKDFIPLILLGTCELDYSVAKPCFNELAECFNKDPAKINALWVVFQEQLLDLIKEIVVNENKDSISDERYFSREESEFRYHRVIASAVVLLIKYFVHNKDTSERKSSCIEEILSDESIWKLLNLKNGQSTNTYETVLQLIDVLYTSGYMISHKDIRKIAVKKLLKSLTHVSSKNILKVRSILPPILNLLTTLDNYKDGKIWTYDKSSKEKLLGFLSVSCNSPTPGFFKGVLALYLSTKRHGLLDYDLEWLPIWQKSIQKLNEKSISGRNGPMVLNEFWVNFLKFTEDSSEKKVKETVELEILSTLSSGRSLTEHTELNHTLCGVFPAYKWEQKIEDYFTSDEETRKRKVNFEKNLFALLVISPNNESAINSLFDFFVHLIEEDPTNVFRKYNGVCEGLNYFFDSKMVFLNEKVEKFIYETTTLVQESTYENFAAIVTLYSNSIFFEMNKNAIMSLEDFFTVAFSLDIPKALILNTMDKLNNNVYQQLLKSDSLELEFYIEDYMKSYNFDDNGKLFKGKSKFLNQKTISTLYQSAIANDQFELFCTYLPQLDKEIFSMLLLNTDFLSYALYEIPEEINEKLFRSLLQLAKENSTIANKLARVILHHAQDHFIPAAKKNYIKHTVELINNCNSTSFIFFPIDTAEIFERYMPSIDYRSSLVSVLGINTHLFVKEDKSIDFKNTQKLIRYALFLDSLLKDLPEYVNNRIVVFITVVSELVTDYDCFSEEPIDFYYDFKYTLFKYGEVNFDFSAVIESIIHPTNSTDGLFTVDTAKGNYVFFFYYSRVIYKVLLNSSDTVSSAKLNGLLPLVESHVTNTVKKQESTDKDYLSCAILLSVFNRGNSKDAMTKLRTLLAAQLIGIGEVELVNREFKSLVLLNNLLDIPDADNSFVPIAPQRLNMVFRSMLKWLDSDIAYEPDFVTVRLVLLEFFTKLMKFEGVRDLGVTAFELSERLLADSLSMCQLDDTLFLLELRSSCLDLYNTLLFSVSKNGKEISEYSDEIQESLIELVFLHFKKERNNQVSTLFYQKLYKVISTMELKYLKPQYTRIFDVVLHDQSADGNINQLRLLITLLDPLVVKIQQDIIIEYELKVQKQIGSDEDGNTSNNASDNDVNSKFKLPLELLQKVIHEVPKEYLEYEDKKFFIKYLWYWHLILMYFKDTSYNMRQLFIEQLKEADLINKVFDFITDQIDLRDTDFWKQVDYNEISGYDIIGNYFSPYKEDIFEECKKLLAHTLYQLFNNVGSLTSIWWLNIKDRSLQNDIEKFVSQFISPILIKNEFDDINKKMDRLTSNDDALTIKSNSITNEVKASYLIDEQKLEISFKLPKNYPLTNIQVSGVSRVGISEQKWKQWIMSTQHVITGMNGSVLDSLELFTKNVHLQFSGFEECAICYSILHAVDRKLPSKTCPTCKNRFHGACLYKWFRSSGNNTCPLCRSEIPFRR, encoded by the coding sequence ATGTCATTTGGTGGAATTAACACATTTCAACAGTATAACACAGATTTAGGGCTAGGTCATAATGGTGTTAGAATATCCTTAAATTACTTTGATGGTTCACCTGATCCAAGTCTTTTAAACTCTCTGTACTCGAACGAGTTGAAacttattttcaaatctcttttgaaaagagatgaaacgacaaaagaaaaagctttGACAGATCTTTCCAATCTGATGAAAGACTTTGACCAAAATGGATGTTTTTTCGatgacatttttcttctctgtTGGTCACAGATATATCCTAAGCTAATAATCAGTGATTACAAGTTTATCAGACTACAATCTCATCAAATTACTATAACGCTTGTCAAAACtctcaagaagaaaatatccaaATTTCTGAAGGATTTTATTCCCTTGATTCTTCTGGGTACGTGTGAACTGGATTATAGTGTGGCTAAGCCTTGTTTTAATGAATTAGCAGAATGTTTTAACAAAGACCCGGCAAAGATCAATGCTTTATGGGTTGTCTTTCAAGAGCAACTATTGGatttaataaaagaaattgttgtaAACGAAAATAAAGATAGCATTTCGGATGAACGTTATTTCAGTAGAGAAGAATCTGAATTTAGATACCATAGGGTTATAGCAAGTGCAGTAGTACTGctaataaaatattttgttcatAATAAAGATACCTCAGAACGTAAATCTTCCtgtattgaagaaattctttCTGATGAATCAATCTGGAAGTTACTGAATTTAAAAAATGGGCAAAGTACGAATACTTACGAAACCGTTCTTCAATTAATTGATGTACTTTATACAAGTGGTTACATGATCTCTCACAAAGATATAAGAAAGATAGCGGTTAAAAAATTACTGAAATCGCTGACACATGTCTCatcaaagaatattttaaaaGTACGCTCTATTCTCCCACCAATACTAAATCTTTTGACCACCCTAGATAATTATAAAGATGGGAAAATTTGGACATACGATAAATcttccaaagaaaaactactCGGGTTTTTGTCTGTGTCATGTAATTCACCAACACCaggatttttcaaaggtgtATTGGCATTGtatttatcaacaaaaagaCACGGTTTACTTGACTATGATCTTGAATGGCTTCCGATTTGGCAAAAatcaattcaaaaattgaatgAGAAGAGCATTTCTGGCAGAAATGGCCCTATGGTTCTCAATGAGTTTTGGGtgaatttcttgaagtttACTGAGGATTcatcagaaaaaaaagtaaaagaaacagTAGAATTGGAGATTTTAAGTACTCTGTCTAGCGGGAGATCTTTAACTGAGCACACAGAATTGAATCACACTCTTTGTGGTGTCTTTCCGGCCTATAAGTGGGagcaaaaaattgaagattaCTTTACATCAGATGAGgagacaagaaaaagaaaggtcAATTTCGAAAAGAATCTTTTCGCGCTATTAGTAATTTCACCTAATAACGAATCTGCAATCAATTCTctgtttgatttttttgtgCACTTGATTGAAGAAGATCCTACAAATGTCTTCAGGAAATACAACGGTGTATGTGAAGGCctcaattatttttttgattctAAGATGGTTTTCCTAAATGAGAAAGTAGAGAAATTTATATATGAAACTACAACGTTGGTTCAAGAATCTACGTATGAAAACTTTGCTGCTATCGTTACACTTTACTCAAATtctatcttttttgaaatgaacaaaaatgcAATTATGTCGTTGGAAGACTTTTTTACTGttgctttttctcttgataTTCCGAAGGCATTGATTTTAAACACAATGGATAAGTTGAACAATAATGTTTACCAACAACTGCTGAAATCAGATTCTCTCGAATTAGAGTTTTACATTGAAGATTACATGAAAAGTTATAACTTTGACGACAACGggaaattattcaaaggTAAGAGTAAATTTTTGAACCAAAAAACTATTTCCACACTTTATCAAAGTGCAATTGCCAATGATCAATTTGAACTTTTTTGCACTTATTTACCTCAATTGGATAAAGAGATTTTTTCGATGCTGTTGCTAAATACTGACTTTCTTTCTTATGCACTTTATGAAATTCCAGAAGAAATCAACGAAAAACTATTCAGGTCATTATTACAGTTGGCTAAAGAGAATTCTACAATTGCTAATAAATTGGCTCGGGTTATTTTGCATCATGCTCAGGACCATTTTATTCCTGCAGCTAAAAAGAACTATATCAAGCACACTGTGGAGTTAATTAATAACTGCAATAGTACTTCTTTCATATTCTTTCCCATTGACACAGCCGAAATTTTCGAAAGGTATATGCCGTCGATTGATTATAGGTCATCCTTGGTGAGCGTCTTAGGTATTAATACGCACTTGTTCGTTAAAGAAGATAAATCTATTGACTTCAAAAACACGCAAAAGTTAATTAGGTATGCTCTGTTCTTAGATTCGTTGCTCAAAGACCTACCAGAGTACGTCAATAACCGTATTGTTGTATTTATAACAGTAGTGTCCGAGCTAGTGACTGATTACGATTGCTTTTCAGAAGAACCAATTGATTTTTATTATGATTTTAAATAcactcttttcaaatatggTGAGGtcaattttgatttttctgcAGTTATTGAAAGCATCATTCATCCTACTAACAGTACAGATGGTTTATTTACCGTTGACACTGCAAAAGGTAAttatgttttcttcttttactATTCAAGGGTGATATATAAGGTTTTGTTAAACAGCAGTGACACGGTCTCGTCTGCGAAATTAAATGGTTTATTACCATTGGTTGAAAGTCACGTAACTAACACTGTAAAGAAACAGGAATCCACCGACAAGGATTACCTATCATGTGCTATTCTGCTTTCAGTATTTAACAGAGGAAACTCTAAAGATGCCATGACCAAGTTAAGAACATTGCTTGCAGCTCAGTTGATTGGAATTGGGGAAGTGGAACTTGTCAATCGGGAGTTCAAATCGTTAGtccttttgaataatttgtTGGATATCCCAGATGCAGATAACAGTTTTGTTCCTATAGCTCCGCAGCGGTTGAACATGGTATTCCGTTCAATGCTAAAATGGTTGGATAGTGATATTGCCTATGAGCCTGATTTTGTCACTGTTAGGTTGGTACtacttgaattttttaccAAGTTGATGAAGTTTGAGGGCGTTAGAGATTTGGGTGTAACAGCTTTTGAACTCTCAGAGAGATTATTGGCAGATTCTCTATCAATGTGTCAACTTGATgatactttatttttattggaGCTGCGCTCTTCCTGCTTGGACTTATATAATACGTTGTTGTTCAGCGTTTCCAAAAATGGTAAAGAAATTTCAGAATATAGCGATGAGATCCAGGAAAGTTTGATTGAATTGGTCTTTTTAcacttcaaaaaagaaagaaacaaccAAGTGTCAACACTTTTCTACCAGAAATTGTACAAAGTCATTTCCACCATGGAACTTAAGTACTTAAAGCCGCAATATACAAGAATATTCGACGTTGTTTTACACGACCAGAGTGCTGATGGTAACATCAATCAATTAAGACTATTAATAACTTTGTTGGATCCTTTGGTCGTAAAAATACAGCAAGATATTATAATTGAGTATGAGTTGAAGgttcaaaaacaaattgGATCAGATGAGGATGGTAATACTTCTAATAATGCTTCAGATAATGATGTAAACTCCAAATTCAAACTTCCTCTAGAGTTGTTACAAAAAGTCATCCATGAAGTGCCAAAAGAATATCTTGAATATGAGGataaaaagttttttatAAAATACTTGTGGTATTGGCATTTGATACTAAtgtatttcaaagataCATCCTATAATATGAGACAATTATTTATAGAGCAGTTAAAGGAAGCTGATTTGATCAATAAAGTGTTTGATTTCATTACAGATCAAATAGATTTACGAGATACTGACTTTTGGAAACAGGTTGATTATAATGAGATATCAGGATATGACATTATTGGAAATTATTTCTCTCCTTACAAAGAAGatatatttgaagaatgtAAAAAACTGTTGGCTCATACACTTTATCaacttttcaataatgttGGTTCTTTGACGAGCATTTGGTGGTTGAATATAAAGGATAGATCTTTACaaaatgatattgaaaaatttgtctCACAATTCATCTCACCAATACTGATCAAAAACGAATTCGACgatatcaataaaaaaatggaccGCCTGACGTCGAATGATGATGCATTGACTATTAAATCAAACAGTATCACTAATGAAGTGAAAGCAAGTTATTTGATTGATGAACAAAAGTTAGAAATCTCTTTTAAGCTACCAAAAAACTACCCTCTAACAAATATTCAGGTCTCTGGTGTCTCTAGAGTTGGTATAAGTGAGcaaaaatggaaacaaTGGATCATGTCCACACAACATGTGATCACTGGTATGAATGGATCTGTTCTGGATTCGTTGGAGCTATTTACTAAAAATGTTCACTTGCAATTTTCCGGATTCGAAGAATGTGCTATATGCTATTCCATACTACATGCCGTGGATAGAAAACTGCCTTCGAAGACATGTCCTACTTGTAAGAATAGGTTCCATGGAGCATGTCTTTACAAATGGTTCAGGTCATCGGGCAACAACACATGCCCATTATGTCGTAGTGAAATTCCATTCAGAAGATAA
- the GAD1 gene encoding glutamate decarboxylase GAD1 (similar to Saccharomyces cerevisiae GAD1 (YMR250W); ancestral locus Anc_8.801), producing the protein MLHRHSSKQKNFESIAGKVVHDLAGLQLLSNNVRKSAIQSDHHGTTKLRDNGPQGMASKYSVPKKGLPADLSYQLIHNELTLDGNPHLNLASFVNTFTTDQARKLIDENLTKNLADNDEYPQLIELTQRCISMLAQLWHANPEEEPIGCATTGSSEAIMLGGLAMKKRWEHRMKDAGKDVSKPNIIMSSACQVALEKFTRYFEVECRLIPVSHKSHHMLDPDSLWDYVDENTIGCFVILGTTYTGHLENVEKVADVLSQIEAKHPYWSNIDIPIHADGASGGFIIPFGFEKEHMKAYGLERWGFNHPRVVSMNTSGHKFGLTTPGLGWVLWRDESLLADELKFKLKYLGGVEETFGLNFSRPGFQVVHQYFNFVSLGHSGYRTQFQNSLFVARAFSFELLNSSKLPGCFEIVSSIHERIEDDSTPESVKDYCEHPQAYKPGVPLVAFKLSKKFHEEYPEVPQAILSSLLRGRGWIIPNYPLPKATDGSDEKEVLRVVFRSEMKLDLAQLLIVDIENILTKLIHSYEKVCHHIGLASEQTPERKSSFIYEMLLALASPQEDIPSPEETERKNKLRERTTRNYRGTC; encoded by the coding sequence ATGCTACACAGACACAGTTCCAAGCAAAAGAACTTCGAGAGTATTGCAGGCAAAGTTGTCCACGACCTTGCAGGTTTGCAATTGCTTTCGAATAACGTTCGAAAGTCAGCCATCCAAAGCGATCATCATGGAACGACCAAACTGAGGGATAATGGGCCTCAGGGCATGGCAAGTAAATATTCCGTTCCCAAGAAAGGACTACCTGCTGATTTGTCCTACCAACTAATTCATAATGAATTAACGCTTGATGGTAATCCGCACTTGAACCTTGCTAGTTTTGTAAACACTTTTACGACTGATCAGGCAAGAAAATTGATTGACGAAAACTTGACTAAGAATTTAgctgataatgatgaatatCCGCAATTAATTGAGCTGACCCAACGTTGCATTTCTATGCTAGCTCAATTGTGGCACGCAAatcctgaagaagaacctATTGGTTGTGCTACTACAGGTTCCAGTGAGGCAATCATGCTGGGGGGGCTTgccatgaaaaaaagatgggAACACAGGATGAAGGATGCTGGTAAAGACGTTTCCAAACCAAACATTATAATGTCTTCTGCGTGCCAAGTTGCATTGGAGAAGTTCACAAGATATTTTGAGGTGGAATGCAGATTGATTCCGGTTTCGCACAAGAGCCATCATATGCTTGATCCAGACTCATTATGGGACTATGTCGATGAGAACACTATCGGCTGTTTTGTAATTTTGGGAACCACCTACACAGGCCATTTGGAAAATGTAGAAAAAGTTGCTGATGTATTATCTCAAATTGAGGCCAAGCATCCTTACTGGAGCAATATTGATATTCCAATTCATGCAGATGGAGCTTCTGGCGGGTTTATTATTCCATTcggttttgaaaaagaacacATGAAAGCCTATGGTTTGGAACGTTGGGGGTTTAATCATCCACGTGTGGTTAGTATGAACACCAGTGGTCATAAATTTGGACTAACCACTCCCGGTTTAGGTTGGGTACTATGGAGAGATGAATCCTTATTGGCTGACGAATTGAAATTCAAACTAAAGTATCTTGGCGGCGTAGAGGAAACTTTCggtttgaatttttcaagaccAGGATTCCAAGTGGTCCATCAATATTTCAACTTCGTTTCTCTTGGCCATTCGGGATACAGGACACAGTTCcaaaattctttatttGTCGCAAGAGCATTTTCTTTCGAACTGTTAAATTCGTCCAAATTGCCTGGATGTTTCGAAATAGTCAGCAGTATTCACGAAAGAATTGAGGATGATTCCACACCAGAATCTGTTAAAGACTACTGTGAGCATCCGCAAGCATACAAGCCAGGTGTGCCGCTGGTGGCTTTTAAGCTATCCAAGAAGTTTCATGAAGAATATCCAGAAGTGCCACAAGCAATTCTATCCTCCTTGTTGAGAGGCAGAGGCTGGATAATACCAAATTATCCATTGCCAAAGGCTACAGATGGGTctgatgaaaaggaagtgTTGAGGGTGGTTTTCAGATCAGAGATGAAGTTAGATTTAGCACAGCTGCTAATTGTTGACATCGAGAACATCTTGACAAAATTGATTCATAGTTATGAAAAGGTCTGCCATCATATTGGACTTGCCTCTGAGCAAACTCCAGAGCGCAAGAGCTCCTTTATTTACGAGATGTTGTTGGCATTGGCGTCTCCACAAGAGGACATTCCAAGTCCGGAGGAAACcgagagaaaaaataagcTAAGGGaaagaacaacaagaaactACAGAGGTACATGTTGA
- the GTO3 gene encoding omega-class glutathione transferase (similar to Saccharomyces cerevisiae GTO3 (YMR251W)) — protein sequence MSGKSISNRKDEFKRQPSSFREIISVDHPVYKPAKGRYWLYVALSCPWAQRTLITRALKGLAPVIGCSVVHWHLDDKGWRFLQAPNGETNERHWFNIAGGIISATASSSTPVAGVDNNAHRLLIDGTNEPHYGYKRLSELYIRAESNYNGRVTVPILWDLKTCTIVNNESSDIIRIMNSSAFDEFVSEQHHQIDLVPLHLEAQIAKFNSWVYDGINNGVYKVGFAKSAEVYESEVTTLFQNLDRLENHLEEKYTKLEAEYGKNNKNKILARFFAIGDTLTEADVRLYPTIIRFDLVYHQHFKCNLGTIRDDYPYIYTWLRSIYWCYGPFQHTTDFNHIKLGYTRSQPRINLLGITPLGPKPDIQPL from the coding sequence ATGTCAGGTAAATCAATCAGCAATAGGAAAGATGAGTTCAAAAGACAGCCATCGTCATTCAGAGAAATCATCTCTGTAGATCACCCGGTATATAAGCCTGCCAAAGGGAGATATTGGTTGTACGTGGCACTATCATGTCCGTGGGCACAAAGAACCTTAATCACCAGAGCCCTAAAGGGACTGGCACCTGTGATTGGGTGCAGTGTAGTGCATTGGCATTTGGATGACAAAGGTTGGCGCTTTCTTCAAGCGCCAAACGGAGAAACAAACGAAAGGCACTGGTTTAACATTGCAGGCGGTATCATCTCAGCAACTGCAAGTAGCAGCACTCCAGTGGCCGGTGTAGACAATAACGCGCATCGTCTATTGATCGACGGAACGAATGAACCGCATTACGGGTACAAGAGACTGAGCGAACTGTATATAAGAGCAGAATCTAACTACAATGGGAGAGTTACGGTGCCTATCCTCTGGGACTTGAAAACGTGCACGATAGTAAATAACGAAAGCAGCGATATCATCAGAATAATGAACTCGTCTGCGTTTGACGAGTTTGTTAGCGAACAACATCACCAGATAGACCTGGTGCCTTTACATCTAGAGGCCCAAATCGCGAAGTTCAATTCTTGGGTGTACGATGGAATTAACAATGGTGTATACAAGGTCGGTTTTGCAAAGAGCGCAGAAGTTTACGAGAGTGAAGTGACCaccctttttcaaaatcttgaCAGACTAGAAAATCAtctggaagaaaaatacacaAAATTAGAAGCGGAGTACGGCAAGAACAATAAGAACAAGATATTGGCTCGTTTCTTTGCTATTGGTGATACTCTGACTGAGGCAGATGTGAGGCTTTACCCGACAATAATAAGATTCGACCTGGTATACCACCAGCACTTTAAGTGCAACCTCGGCACAATCAGAGATGATTATCCCTATATCTACACGTGGCTACGAAGTATATACTGGTGCTACGGACCATTCCAGCACACAACAGACTTCAATCATATAAAACTCGGATATACGCGCTCGCAGCCTCGGATCAATTTGCTCGGGATCACCCCACTGGGGCCCAAGCCTGATATCCAACCTctataa
- the HOR7 gene encoding Hor7p (similar to Saccharomyces cerevisiae HOR7 (YMR251W-A) and DDR2 (YOL052C-A); ancestral locus Anc_8.802), translating into MKLSQVIVSAVAFTGLVSAANSSNSSSSKNAAQPIAGLNNGKVAGAAGVALAGALAFLI; encoded by the coding sequence atgaagttaTCTCAAGTTATCGTTTCCGCTGTCGCCTTCACTGGTTTAGTAAGTGCCGCCAACAGCTCCAACAGCTCTAGCAGTAAGAATGCTGCGCAACCTATTGCCGGTTTGAACAACGGTAAGGTTGCTGGTGCCGCTGGTGTTGCTCTAGCCGGTGCTTTGGCCTTTTTGATTTAA
- the MLO1 gene encoding Mlo1p (similar to Saccharomyces cerevisiae YMR252C; ancestral locus Anc_8.803), giving the protein MFGKVFVSYIRTRIGFKPLSTVYTPISSFSHGFDKDTCFPFKKWHELSMSQKQEFIQRFVKNYKHQYPSSKTNVSLKGLCIGMDEHNDSPSVFGIFYNDIWKKFKNEQPGSKNDDTKSGNRFSHPSFKHLLIQK; this is encoded by the coding sequence ATGTTTGGTAAAGTTTTCGTAAGCTACATCAGAACAAGAATTGGGTTCAAACCTCTAAGCACAGTATACACGCccatttcttccttttcgCACGGCTTCGATAAAGACACATGCTTCCCGTTTAAGAAGTGGCACGAGTTGAGTATGTCCCAGAAGCAAGAATTCATTCAGCGGTTTGTCAAGAACTACAAACATCAATACCCAAGTTCAAAAACTAATGTGTCGCTTAAAGGGTTGTGTATCGGAATGGATGAGCACAATGATTCACCATCCGTGTTTGGCATTTTTTACAACGACATCtggaaaaaatttaaaaacGAGCAGCCGGGATCCAAAAACGACGATACAAAATCGGGCAATAGATTCAGTCACCCCAGCTTTAAACACTTATTGATACAGAAGTAA
- the SMKI13G3730 gene encoding uncharacterized protein (similar to Saccharomyces cerevisiae YMR253C; ancestral locus Anc_8.804), which produces MDRDKKMDQSVPNVMQGETGKHQLISREMSDTNLQQPPTPKSPSPKETNNNEYEENEDFDIDGGETTLHRISKDYLKPNIGLVLLTVSYFFNSAMVVSTKVLENDPDDIANERQIKPLQILLVRMVITYVGTLIYMYINKNTISDVPFGKPEVRKWLILRGCTGFFGVFGMYYSLMYLTISDAVLITFLAPSLTIFLSWIILRERFTKVEALGSLISLMGVVLIVRPSFIFGTPESTDSSSQIIESSDPKSRLIATLVGLWGVLGMSCVYIIIRYIGKRAHAIMSVSYFSLITAIVSFIGINTIPSMKFQIPHSKKQWILFGNLGVSGFIFQLLLTLGIQRERAGRGSLMTYTQLLYAVFWDVSLYKHWPSIWSWIGMIIIISATLWVIRIRAANSETIAKDLTPIIDDEENSIPLTEFDISDSK; this is translated from the coding sequence atggatAGAGATAAGAAAATGGATCAGTCAGTACCGAACGTTATGCAAGGAGAAACCGGTAAACATCAGTTGATTTCCAGAGAAATGAGTGATACAAATTTACAACAACCACCTACACCAAAATCACCCTCACCAAAAGAGACTAACAACAACGAATACGAGGAAAACGAGGATTTTGACATCGATGGCGGAGAAACAACTTTGCATAGAATAAGTAAAGATTATTTGAAGCCAAACATTGGGCTTGTTCTCTTGACagtatcatatttttttaactcGGCCATGGTGGTGTCTACTAAAGTCTTAGAAAACGATCCTGATGATATTGCCAATGAAAGACAGATTAAGCCACTGCAAATCTTATTAGTTAGAATGGTTATAACGTATGTTGGCACATTAATATACATGTATATTAATAAGAATACCATTTCGGATGTACCATTTGGCAAGCCCGAAGTACGCAAATGGTTGATATTGAGAGGCTGCACTGGATTTTTCGGTGTCTTTGGCATGTATTATTCGTTGATGTACTTAACGATCAGTGATGCTGTTCTAATAACTTTTCTGGCGCCATCGTTAACAATATTTCTATCGTGGATTATCCTAAGGGAGAGGTTTACCAAAGTGGAGGCACTAGGCTCACTGATTTCATTAATGGGCGTGGTGTTGATTGTAAGACCGTCATTCATATTTGGGACGCCCGAGTCGACGGATTCTTCATCTCAGATAATAGAGTCATCAGACCCAAAGTCAAGACTGATCGCTACTTTGGTTGGACTATGGGGAGTTTTAGGGATGAGTTGCGTCTACATCATTATCCGTTATATTGGTAAGAGGGCCCATGCAATAATGAGTGTgagttatttttctttgatcaCAGCGATAGTATCATTTATTGGGATCAACACCATTCCCTCTATGAAGTTTCAGATTCCACATTCTAAGAAACAATGGATACTATTTGGCAATCTAGGTGTATCTGGCTTCATTTTCCAGCTCTTATTAACTCTGGGCATCCAAAGGGAGCGTGCTGGGAGAGGGTCTTTAATGACGTATACCCAACTGCTTTACGCAGTTTTCTGGGATGTTTCATTATACAAACATTGGCCAAGTATCTGGTCATGGATTGGTATGATAATTATCATAAGCGCTACATTGTGGGTGATAAGAATTAGAGCTGCCAACAGCGAAACAATCGCGAAAGATCTGACCCCAATAATTGATGACGAGGAGAATTCCATTCCCCTGACTGAGTTTGATATTTCTGATTCCAAGTGA
- the GFD1 gene encoding Gfd1p (similar to Saccharomyces cerevisiae GFD1 (YMR255W); ancestral locus Anc_8.805), which translates to MPLESIWADAPNEESTKKQKPSYKRNNNNKHNTTRKSSVSRSNNKKKDTDGKMDNNKKSYERKEKSKIKELSPRQKNSSHTQGKISPVSDSVKINPFSQKTTEVSPPLISPSKVKPAKTQRRVDTTSKMNLLKKKIEEQREILQKTHHKEQQQQVLMDFLNDEGSSNWIDDDEEELILQRLKSSLRI; encoded by the coding sequence ATGCCTTTAGAATCTATATGGGCTGATGCCCCTAATGAAGAATCAACAAAGAAGCAGAAACCAAGTTACAAACggaataacaataataagcATAATACCACCAGGAAGAGTAGTGTATCCAGATCTaacaataagaaaaaggacACCGATGGCAAGATGGacaataataagaaaagcTATGAACgtaaagaaaagagcaaaataaaagaattgtCTCCCAGACAAAAGAATTCGTCTCATACTCAGGGCAAAATATCTCCCGTAAGTGATTCAGTCAAGATAAAtcctttttctcaaaagacTACTGAGGTATCCCCTCCGCTAATTTCACCTAGTAAAGTGAAGCCTGCTAAAACACAACGCAGAGTGGATACCACTTCCAAAATGAATCtgttaaaaaagaaaatcgaagaacaaagagaaatattGCAAAAAACTCACCATAAAgagcaacagcaacaagtTTTAATGGATTTCCTGAACGATGAGGGGAGCTCTAACTGGATCGACGACGACGAAGAGGAACTGATTCTTCAGCGTTTAAAATCCTCTTTGAGAATATAA
- the COX7 gene encoding cytochrome c oxidase subunit VII (similar to Saccharomyces cerevisiae COX7 (YMR256C); ancestral locus Anc_8.807), with product MANKVIQLQKVFQSSTKPLWWRHPRSALYLYPFYAIFAVAVVTPLLYIPNAIRGIKAKKA from the coding sequence ATGGCCAATAAAGTTATCCAACTACAGAAAGTTTTCCAATCGTCTACTAAGCCCCTATGGTGGAGACACCCAAGATCAGCATTATACTTATATCCATTTTATGCAATTTTTGCAGTCGCTGTTGTCACACCACTACTATACATTCCGAATGCTATTAGAGGTATCAAAGCTAAGAAGGCGTAG